The Thioalkalivibrio sulfidiphilus HL-EbGr7 genome includes a window with the following:
- a CDS encoding type II secretion system protein, translating to MQARQSGFTLIELIMVIVILGALAVIALPRYIDLQGQAEVASADGVFGAAQAATAINFAGNISGAISPAAPITNGTELLGAMAPAPDGWTASGAAISRTIGSTTYTITVSAAETAAAPATITKSW from the coding sequence ATGCAGGCAAGACAAAGTGGTTTCACCCTGATCGAACTGATCATGGTGATCGTGATTCTGGGTGCGCTCGCGGTCATCGCGTTGCCGCGGTATATCGATCTGCAGGGCCAGGCGGAAGTCGCTTCTGCTGACGGTGTCTTTGGTGCCGCGCAGGCAGCCACGGCTATCAACTTCGCAGGGAATATTTCTGGCGCCATCAGCCCTGCGGCACCGATCACCAACGGTACCGAGTTGTTGGGCGCGATGGCGCCTGCCCCGGACGGTTGGACGGCCTCAGGTGCTGCCATCAGCCGCACCATTGGCTCGACAACCTACACCATTACTGTGTCGGCCGCTGAAACGGCAGCAGCCCCTGCCACCATTACCAAGAGCTGGTAA
- a CDS encoding prepilin-type N-terminal cleavage/methylation domain-containing protein has product MRRHQRGLTLLEFALVVVVVGLLMWLAMTKILRLEADVERVNMQRTVAALNSALAMEFAERVVNGRLGTVPEMAGTNPMDWLAQVPGTYLGTLGPAEAGAVPEGRWYYDAQQGLLVYRVAHTGRFESGVEGVPRARFRVEVVEHPRDGSPQGVRLVAAELFIWK; this is encoded by the coding sequence ATGAGGCGGCACCAGCGTGGTCTGACGCTGCTGGAGTTCGCCCTGGTAGTGGTCGTCGTCGGGCTGCTGATGTGGCTCGCCATGACCAAGATCCTGCGCCTCGAGGCGGACGTGGAGCGGGTCAACATGCAACGCACCGTGGCGGCGCTCAACAGCGCTCTGGCCATGGAGTTCGCAGAACGGGTGGTGAACGGCCGGCTGGGCACAGTGCCGGAGATGGCCGGGACCAACCCCATGGACTGGCTGGCCCAGGTACCCGGCACCTACCTGGGCACGCTGGGTCCCGCAGAGGCCGGGGCCGTGCCGGAGGGTCGCTGGTATTACGACGCGCAGCAGGGGTTGCTGGTATACCGGGTCGCCCATACGGGGCGATTCGAATCGGGCGTAGAAGGGGTGCCGAGAGCGCGGTTCCGGGTCGAGGTGGTCGAACATCCCAGGGATGGATCCCCCCAAGGGGTGCGGTTGGTAGCGGCAGAGCTGTTTATTTGGAAGTAG
- a CDS encoding GspE/PulE family protein — translation MNMPATSEGRRKIRLGDLLVENGIISGKQLEEALSVQKRTGNKLGRTLIEMGVISEDALLNFLSRQLNIPLVDLRHYRFNSELLHRLPETAARRFRCIMLAEQDDGYLVGMADPTDIFAQDEITRLVGKPVLAAVVREADLLRTFDTVYRRTEEISDLAEELGQELAESDFDVAQLAASDEVTDAPVVKLLRSLFEDAVQVSASDIHIEPDENALRIRQRIDGVLQEQVMKEKRIANAVVLRLKLMAGLNISEKRLPQDGRFNIKVKNKSIDVRLSTMPIQHGESVVMRLLDQSTGILDLLHLGMPPDILAHLRRILRHPSGMVLVTGPTGSGKTTTLYAALQELNVPDRKIITVEDPVEYRLPRINQVQVNPRIGLEFATVLRAALRQDPDVILVGEMRDQETAEIGLRAAMTGHLVLSTLHTNDAISTADRLLDMGAQGFLLASSLRAIIAQRLVRRVCEFCAEAHVPDAHQASWMRTVLGDGADFSRLRHGRGCTHCNNTGYRGRIGVHEYLEPDEAMLTALRRSRMDEFARAARANPLYRPLMRVALDYALEGRTSVDEAQRLAAEVEVH, via the coding sequence ATGAACATGCCCGCAACGTCCGAGGGTCGACGCAAGATCCGGCTGGGTGACCTGCTGGTGGAGAACGGCATCATCTCCGGCAAGCAGCTGGAGGAGGCCCTGTCCGTCCAGAAGCGCACCGGCAACAAGCTGGGACGCACGCTCATCGAGATGGGCGTAATCTCCGAGGACGCGCTGCTCAACTTCCTGTCCCGCCAGCTCAACATTCCACTGGTGGACTTGCGCCACTATCGCTTCAACAGCGAGCTGCTGCATCGCCTGCCGGAGACCGCCGCACGGCGTTTCCGCTGCATCATGCTGGCGGAGCAGGATGACGGCTACCTGGTGGGCATGGCCGATCCCACGGACATCTTCGCCCAGGACGAGATCACGCGGCTGGTCGGCAAGCCCGTGCTGGCGGCGGTGGTGCGCGAGGCGGACCTGTTGCGCACCTTCGACACCGTCTACCGGCGCACGGAGGAGATCAGCGATCTGGCCGAGGAACTGGGTCAGGAGCTGGCGGAGAGTGACTTCGACGTGGCCCAGCTCGCTGCCTCCGACGAGGTGACCGACGCCCCGGTGGTCAAGTTGCTGCGCAGTCTGTTCGAGGACGCCGTCCAGGTGAGCGCCTCGGACATCCATATCGAGCCCGACGAGAACGCCCTTCGCATTCGTCAGCGTATCGACGGCGTGCTGCAGGAACAGGTGATGAAGGAGAAGCGCATCGCCAACGCGGTGGTGCTGCGCCTCAAGCTCATGGCGGGCCTGAACATCTCCGAGAAGCGACTGCCCCAGGACGGGCGCTTCAACATCAAGGTCAAGAACAAGAGCATCGACGTGCGACTCTCCACCATGCCCATCCAGCATGGCGAGTCGGTGGTGATGCGACTGCTGGACCAGTCCACGGGCATCCTGGACCTGCTGCACCTGGGCATGCCGCCGGACATCCTGGCGCACCTGCGCCGCATCCTGCGCCACCCCAGCGGCATGGTGCTGGTCACCGGCCCCACCGGCAGCGGCAAGACCACGACCCTGTACGCCGCGCTGCAGGAACTCAACGTGCCTGACCGCAAGATCATCACCGTGGAAGACCCGGTGGAGTACCGGCTGCCGCGCATCAACCAGGTACAGGTGAACCCGCGCATCGGGCTGGAATTCGCCACGGTGCTGCGCGCCGCCCTGCGACAGGACCCGGACGTGATCCTGGTGGGCGAGATGCGTGACCAGGAGACCGCCGAGATCGGCCTGCGCGCCGCCATGACCGGCCACCTGGTGCTCTCCACGCTGCACACCAATGACGCGATCAGCACCGCCGACCGACTGCTCGACATGGGCGCCCAGGGTTTCCTGCTGGCCTCCTCGCTGCGCGCCATCATCGCACAGCGTCTGGTGCGGCGGGTGTGCGAGTTCTGCGCCGAGGCCCACGTACCCGACGCGCACCAGGCGAGCTGGATGCGCACGGTGCTGGGCGATGGCGCCGACTTCTCGCGCCTGCGCCACGGGCGCGGCTGCACCCATTGCAACAACACCGGCTATCGGGGCCGCATCGGCGTGCATGAATACCTGGAACCGGACGAGGCCATGCTCACCGCGTTGCGTCGTTCCCGCATGGACGAGTTCGCCAGGGCCGCCCGTGCCAATCCCCTGTATCGGCCGCTCATGCGCGTGGCTCTGGACTACGCCCTGGAAGGCCGCACCAGCGTGGACGAGGCCCAGCGGCTCGCCGCCGAGGTGGAGGTGCACTGA
- a CDS encoding pilus (MSHA type) biogenesis protein MshL, which produces MEGQISLTLSGVTIPEVMDVVRQVYGYEYERHRTGYLVMPARLQARIFHVNYLNLRRDGESQTRVSSGETRRDRDGLQDGLVGGGRGSAEAFGTRVRTETASDFWNELDFALRSIVGDGEGRSVVVTPQSNLVVVRGLPSELREVEAYLADVEGNMNRQVILEAKIVEVVLSDGFQAGINWAALGRPRSDSELLFGQTGGGTIFGETGRSDIAGQTGNLDPNNLDPVNNALTSAFGGVFSVAARVGDFTAFIELLETQGEVQVLSSPRVSTVNNQKAVIKVGADEFFVTDISSTTVVGTASTTSPNVTLTPFFSGIALDVTPQISREGDVILHIHPTVSEVTEQSKNLSLGGDTQSVPLACPRCASPTASCAPAAARSW; this is translated from the coding sequence GTGGAGGGGCAGATCAGCCTGACCCTGTCAGGTGTCACCATCCCCGAGGTGATGGACGTGGTGCGCCAGGTCTACGGCTATGAATACGAACGCCACCGCACCGGCTACCTGGTGATGCCCGCCCGACTGCAGGCGCGCATCTTCCACGTGAACTATCTCAACCTGCGTCGCGACGGCGAGTCCCAGACCCGTGTCAGCTCCGGCGAGACCCGCCGCGACAGGGACGGCCTGCAGGACGGCCTGGTAGGCGGCGGGCGCGGCAGCGCCGAGGCCTTTGGTACCCGGGTGCGCACCGAGACCGCTTCGGATTTCTGGAACGAGCTCGACTTCGCCCTGCGCTCCATCGTGGGCGACGGCGAGGGCCGCAGTGTAGTGGTCACGCCCCAGTCCAACCTGGTGGTGGTGCGCGGCCTGCCCTCGGAGCTGCGCGAGGTGGAGGCCTATCTCGCGGACGTGGAGGGCAACATGAACCGGCAGGTGATCCTGGAGGCCAAGATCGTCGAGGTGGTGCTCTCCGACGGATTCCAGGCGGGCATCAACTGGGCTGCACTGGGCCGCCCGCGCAGCGACAGTGAACTGCTGTTCGGCCAGACCGGCGGCGGCACCATCTTCGGCGAGACCGGGCGCTCCGATATTGCCGGCCAGACCGGCAACCTGGATCCCAACAACCTGGACCCGGTGAACAACGCACTGACCTCCGCCTTTGGCGGGGTATTCTCCGTGGCCGCCCGGGTGGGTGACTTCACCGCGTTCATAGAGCTGCTGGAGACCCAGGGCGAGGTGCAGGTGCTCTCGAGCCCGCGGGTGTCCACGGTGAACAACCAGAAGGCAGTGATCAAGGTGGGCGCGGACGAGTTCTTCGTCACCGACATCTCCTCCACCACCGTGGTGGGCACGGCCTCCACCACCTCGCCCAACGTCACCCTGACGCCGTTCTTCTCCGGTATCGCCCTGGATGTGACCCCGCAGATCAGCCGCGAGGGTGACGTGATCCTGCACATCCACCCCACGGTGAGCGAGGTGACCGAGCAGTCCAAGAACCTGAGCCTGGGGGGCGACACCCAGTCGGTGCCCCTGGCCTGTCCACGGTGCGCGAGTCCGACAGCATCGTGCGCGCCCGCAGCGGCCAGATCGTGGTGA
- a CDS encoding type II secretion system protein GspD, translated as MRESDSIVRARSGQIVVIGGLMTETSRDRQANTPVLGRIPVVGNLFRHTQRSTRKTELVILLRPVVVDRDSAWDQARGSERMRELMRME; from the coding sequence GTGCGCGAGTCCGACAGCATCGTGCGCGCCCGCAGCGGCCAGATCGTGGTGATCGGCGGCCTCATGACCGAGACCTCCCGTGACCGCCAGGCGAACACGCCGGTGCTGGGCCGGATCCCGGTGGTGGGTAACCTGTTCCGTCACACCCAGCGCAGCACACGCAAGACCGAGCTGGTGATCCTGTTGCGCCCCGTGGTCGTGGACCGGGACAGCGCCTGGGACCAGGCCCGGGGCTCGGAACGCATGCGTGAACTGATGAGGATGGAGTAA
- a CDS encoding type II secretion system protein: MSFALPNSPFPLQSGFTLIEMIMVIVLLGALVAVSSVFIVQPFRAFDDMKRRAELVEAADSALMLMTRELRAALPNSVRVQSAGGRTVLEFIPTLSGGRYRATLAGDGSGDILDFGSTDTGFDVMGPLPSAPGPGSAVVIYNLTAVGGQGNAYASDNRAPVDAAGSSSTYIALAAAHRFPFASPAQRFQLVSSPVSYVCDPVAGVLTRHQGYGFQSSQPVSSTELGAGDTAARFVAGCDIRFDPGAGTRNGLVSIRLSLSEAGETVSLLQQVHVLNTP, encoded by the coding sequence TTGTCCTTCGCACTTCCCAATTCGCCCTTCCCACTTCAAAGTGGTTTCACCCTGATCGAAATGATCATGGTCATCGTGCTGCTGGGTGCGCTGGTGGCCGTGTCTTCGGTGTTCATCGTGCAGCCGTTTCGCGCCTTCGACGACATGAAGCGGCGGGCCGAACTGGTGGAGGCGGCCGATTCGGCGCTGATGCTCATGACCCGAGAATTGCGTGCGGCGCTGCCGAACAGTGTGCGTGTCCAGAGCGCCGGCGGGCGAACGGTTCTGGAGTTCATTCCCACTCTGTCGGGGGGACGTTACCGCGCGACCCTGGCTGGGGATGGCAGCGGCGATATCCTGGATTTCGGCAGCACGGACACCGGCTTCGACGTGATGGGTCCGCTGCCCTCGGCACCCGGACCGGGAAGCGCCGTGGTGATCTACAACCTGACGGCTGTGGGCGGGCAGGGCAACGCCTATGCAAGCGACAACCGGGCGCCGGTGGATGCAGCGGGCAGCAGCAGCACCTATATCGCCCTGGCAGCGGCACACCGGTTTCCATTCGCGTCTCCTGCCCAGCGTTTTCAGCTGGTGTCTTCGCCCGTGAGTTATGTCTGTGATCCCGTCGCTGGCGTGTTGACCCGCCACCAGGGATACGGCTTTCAGAGCAGCCAGCCGGTGTCCAGCACCGAGCTGGGTGCCGGGGATACGGCAGCGCGGTTTGTCGCGGGATGTGATATTCGCTTCGACCCCGGCGCGGGTACGCGCAACGGTTTGGTGTCGATACGGCTGAGCCTCAGCGAGGCAGGGGAGACGGTCTCCCTGTTGCAACAGGTACACGTGCTGAACACACCATGA
- a CDS encoding PilN domain-containing protein, with protein sequence MRQEINLYGPALLGPRERFSARQLGIAFLLALVILLLFGLWQQWRQDQVRARADALEVEVAALGTQVERVAATLAARGASEALARQVERLERERDGKRALLERISDESLGNTAGFSAQLEGLGRRHPEGLWLQHIHLSRGGSVISLAGNTLRAELLPRYLRALAEEPVFVGTTFDTFSLQRPEGARTHSFTLVTPCIGADGSRLRGEDCLRGEEGR encoded by the coding sequence GTGAGGCAGGAGATCAATCTCTACGGCCCGGCCCTGCTGGGACCCCGGGAACGATTCTCGGCGCGTCAGCTGGGGATCGCCTTCCTGCTGGCCCTGGTGATCCTGCTGCTGTTCGGACTCTGGCAGCAGTGGCGCCAGGATCAGGTGCGCGCCCGGGCCGATGCCCTGGAGGTGGAGGTGGCCGCCCTGGGCACCCAGGTGGAACGGGTGGCCGCGACGCTCGCGGCGAGGGGAGCCAGTGAGGCCCTGGCCCGGCAGGTGGAACGCCTGGAACGGGAGCGCGATGGCAAGCGCGCCCTGCTGGAACGCATTTCCGATGAATCCCTGGGCAACACGGCCGGCTTTTCGGCGCAGCTGGAAGGTCTGGGTAGACGTCATCCCGAGGGCCTGTGGCTTCAGCACATCCATCTCTCCCGGGGCGGCAGCGTGATTTCCCTGGCCGGGAACACCCTGCGCGCGGAACTGCTGCCGCGCTACCTGCGGGCCCTGGCCGAGGAACCGGTGTTCGTGGGCACCACCTTCGACACCTTCAGCCTGCAGCGCCCCGAGGGCGCCCGGACGCACAGCTTCACCCTGGTCACCCCCTGCATCGGTGCTGACGGCTCACGGCTGCGGGGCGAGGACTGTCTGCGCGGGGAGGAGGGCCGATGA
- a CDS encoding GspH/FimT family pseudopilin, whose amino-acid sequence MRSRGFTLIELVTVILLLGAVSVFALPRLMDRTGLDAAAFEQELKAAFRHARALASASGCEVQVRVTAGEYGVFLRADAAGQSCGSGGFTQAARQPVRGGAYQGTVPSGLTVGALTVTFDGLGRSSGGSISVGPRTITISSAGYVG is encoded by the coding sequence ATGAGGTCACGGGGTTTTACGCTGATCGAGCTGGTCACGGTCATCCTGCTGCTGGGTGCGGTCTCGGTTTTTGCCCTGCCGCGCCTGATGGACCGCACTGGTTTGGACGCCGCTGCCTTCGAACAGGAGTTGAAGGCGGCGTTTCGTCACGCCCGTGCCCTTGCTTCCGCCTCCGGCTGCGAGGTACAGGTGCGGGTGACGGCCGGGGAGTACGGGGTCTTCCTGCGCGCAGATGCCGCAGGCCAGTCCTGTGGCAGCGGTGGTTTCACCCAGGCGGCACGACAGCCGGTACGGGGTGGCGCTTACCAGGGAACCGTGCCGTCCGGGCTGACCGTAGGCGCGCTCACGGTCACCTTCGACGGGCTGGGTCGTTCCAGTGGTGGCAGTATCAGTGTCGGGCCCCGAACCATCACGATTTCCAGTGCCGGTTATGTTGGTTAA
- a CDS encoding type II secretion system F family protein: MPRFSYRARNAQGQPIDGQMEAPTLMAVADQLSSDGFIPVDIQPLRAGGASLNMPIRLPPRRPSSSEITLLARQLYALTKAGVPIIRGLNQLADASKNERMSKALREVVDDLESGRDLAGAMARHPDIFSPLFVSMVQVGEASGRLDDALLRVFNYMERERQTVNQIRTALRYPTFVVIAISVAIFILMAYVIPVFAQVFERFDLDLPLATRAIITVSNFVSAWWWLILGGVAAAWFGFRQWTRRDDGRLWWDRQKLRFPVVGDIVLRASLARFARAFAMASRSGVPLLQALNVVSRTADNAYIAGKVRGMREGIERGETIARTAAASRVFTPLVMQMIAVGEETGQVDEMLDEVAEFYETEVDYDVRRLGETIQPVLVVAVGVIVFILALGVFLPMWDLTQIAGR, from the coding sequence ATGCCCCGTTTCAGCTACCGCGCCCGCAATGCCCAGGGCCAGCCCATTGACGGCCAGATGGAGGCGCCGACCCTGATGGCCGTTGCCGACCAGCTGAGCAGCGACGGGTTCATCCCCGTGGACATCCAGCCACTGCGCGCCGGCGGCGCCTCGCTGAACATGCCTATCCGCCTGCCGCCGAGGCGTCCATCCAGCAGCGAGATCACCCTGCTAGCGCGCCAGCTCTACGCCCTCACCAAGGCCGGCGTGCCGATCATCCGGGGTCTGAACCAGCTGGCCGATGCCAGCAAGAACGAGCGCATGTCCAAGGCCCTGCGCGAGGTGGTGGACGACCTGGAATCCGGGCGTGATCTCGCCGGCGCCATGGCGCGCCACCCGGACATCTTCAGTCCCCTGTTCGTGAGCATGGTGCAGGTGGGCGAGGCCTCGGGTCGGCTGGATGATGCCCTGCTGCGGGTGTTCAACTACATGGAGCGCGAGCGCCAGACGGTGAACCAGATCCGCACCGCATTGCGTTATCCCACCTTCGTGGTGATCGCCATCAGCGTCGCCATCTTCATCCTCATGGCCTACGTGATCCCGGTATTCGCCCAGGTGTTCGAACGCTTCGACCTGGACCTGCCCCTGGCCACCCGCGCGATCATCACCGTGTCCAATTTCGTGTCCGCCTGGTGGTGGCTGATTCTGGGTGGTGTTGCCGCAGCCTGGTTCGGATTCCGCCAATGGACCCGGCGCGACGACGGACGACTGTGGTGGGACCGCCAGAAGCTGCGTTTCCCGGTGGTGGGTGACATCGTGCTGCGCGCCTCGCTGGCTCGTTTCGCCCGGGCCTTCGCCATGGCGTCCCGTTCCGGCGTGCCCTTGTTGCAGGCCCTGAACGTGGTCTCTCGAACGGCCGACAACGCCTACATCGCCGGCAAGGTCCGGGGCATGCGCGAAGGCATCGAGCGTGGCGAAACCATCGCCCGCACCGCCGCTGCATCACGCGTGTTCACGCCCCTGGTGATGCAGATGATCGCCGTGGGCGAGGAGACCGGCCAGGTGGACGAGATGCTCGACGAGGTGGCCGAGTTCTACGAAACCGAGGTGGACTATGACGTTCGTCGGCTGGGCGAGACCATCCAGCCGGTACTGGTCGTGGCAGTGGGCGTGATCGTCTTTATCTTGGCATTGGGGGTCTTCCTGCCCATGTGGGACCTGACCCAGATCGCAGGTCGATGA
- a CDS encoding tetratricopeptide repeat protein codes for MSLINDMLRDLDRRQPAGETAILPGDIRPTPRAGRPVRIPWGGVLALAGLMGIAGVAWVAASGREEGVPVQPLALVETIPEREAQASEAAVQVAMLTPAPETRATVTPPVRWVGVDSQQMPGETRVSLRFSAALPETVALQRKGDDAYLPLTGIELRDAPALPVAPATGPLGGLGISHEDGPVLQFRARPGSTVALERDADDRRLTLVFRTPESAVAPPRAERVAHAGSAKPMEEAHTGAGAAAAGPAGSRTESTLAESQRPRQVAAQPANPVARRSHADHYAQAMEAVHRGDLSTGERELRRVLERAPHLHEARESLATLLASDGREQEAMALLEAGLREAPARSESRVLLARLMAGRKDLDGAVALLEAGVGDAETLAALAALYQRQGRAEAAVAAYRRALTARNDVGGWWVGLGIALESAGSAAGAPQAYRRALALGGVDPRLTDYAQSRILALEGRP; via the coding sequence ATGAGCCTGATCAACGACATGCTCCGTGATCTGGACCGTCGCCAGCCCGCGGGCGAGACGGCGATACTCCCTGGCGATATTCGCCCCACTCCCCGCGCCGGCAGGCCTGTACGGATTCCCTGGGGCGGGGTGCTGGCCCTGGCCGGCCTGATGGGCATCGCGGGCGTGGCCTGGGTGGCAGCCTCCGGCCGGGAGGAGGGTGTACCCGTGCAGCCTCTGGCGCTGGTCGAGACAATTCCAGAACGGGAAGCGCAGGCGTCTGAGGCTGCCGTGCAGGTGGCCATGCTGACGCCGGCGCCGGAAACACGAGCCACTGTCACGCCGCCCGTCCGATGGGTAGGTGTGGATTCCCAGCAGATGCCCGGCGAGACGCGCGTGAGCCTGCGCTTTTCCGCGGCATTACCCGAGACGGTGGCACTGCAACGCAAGGGTGATGATGCCTATCTGCCACTCACCGGCATCGAACTGAGGGATGCGCCGGCCCTGCCGGTGGCGCCGGCCACGGGTCCCCTGGGCGGGCTGGGCATCAGCCATGAAGACGGGCCGGTGTTGCAGTTCCGCGCCCGGCCCGGTTCCACGGTAGCGCTGGAGCGCGATGCTGACGACCGTCGATTGACCCTGGTGTTCCGTACGCCGGAATCGGCCGTGGCCCCGCCCAGGGCGGAGCGAGTTGCCCACGCCGGGAGCGCCAAACCCATGGAGGAGGCACACACGGGCGCAGGGGCGGCAGCGGCAGGTCCGGCCGGGAGCCGCACCGAGTCAACGCTGGCCGAGTCGCAGCGCCCGAGGCAGGTGGCGGCGCAGCCTGCCAACCCCGTGGCCCGGCGCAGCCACGCGGATCACTACGCCCAGGCCATGGAGGCCGTGCACCGGGGGGATCTGTCCACCGGTGAGCGCGAGTTGCGCCGGGTGCTGGAGCGGGCACCCCATCTGCATGAGGCCCGGGAATCCCTGGCCACGTTGCTGGCCAGCGACGGCCGGGAGCAGGAGGCCATGGCCCTGCTGGAAGCGGGCTTGCGTGAGGCGCCGGCACGGTCCGAATCCCGGGTCCTGCTGGCGCGCCTCATGGCGGGGCGCAAGGATCTGGACGGCGCGGTGGCGCTGCTCGAAGCGGGGGTCGGGGATGCCGAGACCCTGGCGGCGCTGGCGGCCCTGTACCAGCGACAGGGTCGTGCCGAGGCGGCCGTGGCCGCCTATCGGCGGGCCCTGACGGCGCGCAACGACGTAGGCGGCTGGTGGGTGGGTCTGGGCATTGCCCTGGAGAGTGCCGGTTCGGCGGCGGGTGCACCCCAGGCCTACCGGCGTGCCCTGGCGCTGGGGGGGGTGGATCCGCGTCTGACGGACTACGCCCAGAGCCGTATCCTGGCCCTGGAGGGTCGGCCATGA
- a CDS encoding prepilin-type N-terminal cleavage/methylation domain-containing protein — protein MPLQRGFTLIELIIAIVVIGAAVGGVMLLVANVAARSVDPMIQTQAVYIAQSYLEEALLRPYDGPADCAGPRDQWLGVAAYDCINAQTPTDQQGNGLPGLSAYRVTVNVSDTSLGGVAARRVEVQVSHTSQPINLSLAGYRAQY, from the coding sequence TTGCCACTTCAAAGGGGCTTCACCCTCATCGAACTGATCATCGCCATCGTCGTCATCGGCGCGGCGGTGGGCGGTGTGATGCTGCTGGTGGCCAACGTGGCTGCGCGCAGCGTGGACCCCATGATCCAGACCCAGGCGGTCTACATCGCGCAATCCTATCTGGAAGAGGCCCTGCTGCGGCCCTATGACGGACCGGCAGACTGCGCCGGCCCGCGAGACCAGTGGCTGGGCGTTGCGGCCTACGATTGCATCAACGCACAAACACCCACGGACCAGCAGGGGAATGGTCTGCCCGGGTTGTCAGCCTATCGCGTCACGGTCAATGTGTCTGATACGAGTCTCGGTGGCGTCGCGGCCCGGCGAGTGGAGGTGCAGGTCAGCCACACGAGCCAGCCCATCAATCTCTCACTGGCCGGCTACAGGGCGCAGTACTGA
- a CDS encoding ExeA family protein, translating to MYASHFGLRDEPFRLTPDTAFYFDYRAHREALNVLLLALRAGEGFVKVTGEVGTGKTLLCRMLMEALETSHETAYLPNPCLTGNGLRAALARELGLDLPRNLGQHRVLERIQEHLLHLAAAGRRVVVLLDEAQALPDESLEALRLLTNLETERHKLLQVVLFGQPELDERLAGSRLRQLRQRISFSHRLEPLDRAGVTQYVHHRLAVAGVPDRSLFGRRALATLHRASRGIPRLVNILAHKALLAAYGEGAAQISPAHVRRAALDTEDARRPASLRGWALAALGTVGLGAAAAALGAWLP from the coding sequence ATGTACGCCAGTCACTTCGGTCTTCGGGATGAACCCTTCCGGCTCACGCCGGACACGGCCTTCTATTTCGATTACCGGGCCCATCGGGAGGCGCTCAACGTACTCCTGCTGGCACTGCGCGCCGGGGAGGGTTTCGTCAAGGTCACCGGCGAAGTGGGCACGGGCAAGACCCTCCTGTGCCGCATGCTGATGGAGGCCCTGGAGACGAGCCACGAGACCGCCTATCTGCCCAACCCCTGTCTGACCGGCAACGGACTGCGCGCCGCCCTGGCCCGGGAGTTGGGTCTGGACCTGCCCCGCAACCTGGGACAGCACCGGGTGCTGGAGCGCATCCAGGAACATCTGCTGCACCTGGCCGCAGCGGGTCGGCGGGTGGTGGTGCTGCTGGACGAGGCGCAGGCCCTGCCCGACGAGAGCCTGGAGGCCCTGCGCCTGCTCACCAACCTGGAAACCGAGCGCCACAAGCTGCTGCAGGTGGTGCTGTTCGGGCAGCCTGAACTGGATGAACGCCTGGCCGGGTCACGGCTGCGCCAGTTGCGCCAGCGCATCAGCTTCAGCCACCGGCTCGAACCCCTGGACCGTGCCGGCGTGACTCAGTATGTGCATCACCGCCTGGCCGTGGCGGGTGTGCCTGATCGATCCCTGTTCGGCCGCAGGGCCCTGGCGACCCTGCATCGGGCCTCCCGTGGCATCCCTCGCCTGGTGAATATCCTTGCCCACAAGGCACTGCTCGCCGCCTACGGCGAGGGCGCGGCGCAGATCAGCCCGGCACATGTGCGTCGCGCCGCGCTGGACACGGAGGATGCCCGCAGACCGGCATCCCTGCGGGGCTGGGCCCTTGCCGCCCTGGGCACCGTGGGTCTCGGGGCCGCCGCCGCAGCCCTGGGGGCCTGGCTGCCATGA